TCGATGCACGCCTTGTCTTTGACGTCGACGCAGGGCTCGGCAATGACGTACGTCACTGATGTTTCTCCTGTCCAGTGGGCTGCTGGTCCGGGTTTCAGTACTGGGTGGGCACGCTCAGCGAACGCCCGCGGGCCAGTATGAACGGCCCGTAACTGGACGTGCGTCTCAGTGTGCCCTAACTTCACACGCCACCCTCACCGCGGCGGCGCGCGGTTACTGATACTAGACGTCGCACATACAGAAGGCCTAGTCACCACGCGCAGCATTGCGGCTCTGCAACTTGTTGCATAGAACCACCGGTACCGTCTAGCCTTCGCTCATGGCTTTGCCGCACGCCATCCTCGTCTCGCTGTGCGAACAGGTGGGTTCGGGCTACGAGCTGGCCCACCGCTTCGACCGCTCCATCGGGTACTTCTGGTCGGCCTCACATCAGCAGATCTATCGGTCGCTGCGCACCATGGAGTCCGAGGGGTGGGTGCAGGTCCGCGAGGTCGCGCAGCGCGGTCGCCCGGACAAGAAGGTGTACTCGGTGACCCCGGCGGGCCGGGCCGAGCTGGCGCATTGGATCGCCGCGCCACTGTCCGGACGGGGCTCGACCGTGGCGGACAACCGCACCCGCGACCTGGCGGTCAAGATCCGAGGCTGCGGCTACGGCGATATCGAGGCCGTCCGGGCGCAGGCGGTCGCGCTGCGTGCCGAGCGGGCGGCACTGCTGGACACCTACCGCGGTTTCGAGAAGCGCCAGTTCCCCGACCCGGCCCGGCTCACCGGCGCCGAGCTGCACCAGTACCTCGTCCTGCGCGGTGGTATCCGCGCCGAAGAGGGCGCCATCGAATGGTTGTCAGAAGTCGTGTCGGCACTCGGAGGTGTGCAATGACGTATCCGAAAGCGACGTATCCGAAAGCGACGTATCCGAACCTGCTCTCGCCGTTGGATCTGGGCTTCACCACGCTGCGCAACCGGGTGGTGATGGGCTCCATGCACACCGGCCTGGAGGATCGTGCCCGCGATACCGACCGGCTGGCCGCCTACTTCGCCGAACGCGCCCGTGGCGGGGTCGGCCTGATCATCACCGGCGGGTACGCCCCGAACCGCACGGGGTGGCTGCTGCCGTTCGCCGCCGAGATGCGCTCGGAGTCCGATGCGCGCAGGCACCGGAAGATCACCGCGGCCGTACACGCCGAGGGCGGCAAGATCGCGCTGCAGATCCTGCACGCCGGACGCTATGCCTACCATCCGCTCTCGGTCAGTGCCTCCTCGATCAAGGCGCCCATCAACCCGTTCCGGCCGCGGGCATTGCGCAATGTCGAGGGCACCATCGGCGATTTCGTGCACGCCGCGCTGCTGGCGCGATCCGCAGGCTACGACGGCGTCGAGATCATGGGCAGCGAGGGTTACCTGATCAACCAGTTCCTCGCGCCGCGTACCAACAAGCGCACCGACGCCTGGGGTGGGACGCCGGAGAAACGGCGACGTTTCGCCGTCGAGATCGTCCGCCGGGTGCGTGAGGCGGTGGGAGACGATT
The sequence above is drawn from the Mycolicibacterium neoaurum VKM Ac-1815D genome and encodes:
- a CDS encoding PadR family transcriptional regulator, with amino-acid sequence MALPHAILVSLCEQVGSGYELAHRFDRSIGYFWSASHQQIYRSLRTMESEGWVQVREVAQRGRPDKKVYSVTPAGRAELAHWIAAPLSGRGSTVADNRTRDLAVKIRGCGYGDIEAVRAQAVALRAERAALLDTYRGFEKRQFPDPARLTGAELHQYLVLRGGIRAEEGAIEWLSEVVSALGGVQ